Proteins encoded by one window of Candidatus Methylomirabilota bacterium:
- a CDS encoding PIN domain-containing protein, whose protein sequence is MRVAIADTGPLVALLDRAERHHAWVVERVAELEAPLLVCEPVLAEAMFLLARLPKAPEALWELLENGALRMALHIDEQIMALRALHRKYRDRPMSLADACIVRMAELYENHAVFTLDSDFSAYRKHGRAPLTLIHPF, encoded by the coding sequence ATGCGCGTCGCCATCGCTGATACCGGCCCGCTGGTGGCGTTGCTCGACCGGGCCGAGCGACATCATGCGTGGGTGGTGGAGCGGGTCGCTGAACTGGAGGCACCGTTGTTGGTGTGTGAACCGGTGCTGGCGGAAGCGATGTTCCTGCTAGCGCGGTTGCCGAAAGCCCCGGAGGCCTTGTGGGAGCTGTTGGAAAATGGCGCTCTTCGAATGGCTTTGCACATCGACGAACAGATAATGGCGCTGCGGGCGCTTCATCGCAAGTATCGTGATCGCCCGATGTCTCTCGCTGACGCCTGCATCGTGCGCATGGCCGAGCTATATGAAAACCACGCAGTATTTACACTAGACTCCGATTTTTCGGCCTATCGGAAACACGGGCGCGCGCCGCTGACCCTGATTCACCCGTTTTGA
- a CDS encoding carbonic anhydrase — MSKILDEVLAANRAYAANFGDKGKLAMPPGRRFAILTCMDARLDPAKYAGLSEGDAHVIRNAGGRASDDAIRSLVISYKLLGTREWFVIHHTNCGMEIFTDEIMRGLLTKSLKTASIDAGGWHDTRQGPGSTEGAFIDWLTIADQVESVCADVRRIRTYPLVPRDIPVYGYIYDVKTGQLVEVPEATRIGQ, encoded by the coding sequence ATGAGTAAAATTCTGGACGAGGTACTCGCCGCGAACAGGGCCTATGCCGCGAACTTTGGGGACAAGGGCAAACTAGCCATGCCGCCGGGGCGGCGGTTTGCCATTCTGACCTGTATGGATGCGCGGCTCGATCCGGCGAAGTATGCGGGACTCTCGGAAGGGGATGCCCACGTGATCCGCAATGCGGGTGGTCGCGCCAGCGACGACGCGATTCGGTCGCTGGTGATTTCCTATAAACTCCTCGGGACCCGAGAATGGTTTGTCATCCACCACACCAATTGCGGAATGGAGATCTTTACCGACGAAATTATGCGCGGGTTGCTGACTAAGAGTCTGAAGACTGCGTCCATCGATGCCGGCGGATGGCATGATACCCGTCAAGGCCCTGGATCAACGGAAGGCGCGTTTATCGACTGGTTGACCATCGCCGACCAGGTCGAGAGTGTCTGCGCGGACGTACGCCGCATCAGGACGTATCCGCTGGTCCCACGCGATATTCCTGTCTATGGCTACATCTACGACGTAAAGACCGGTCAGCTCGTCGAGGTCCCTGAAGCCACACGAATCGGGCAGTAG
- a CDS encoding SBBP repeat-containing protein, which yields MDLIDRAKASVGLVMGFLALLNCQAAPAQASPSVSSGSFAAPNAATEASLLTTYGKLPMYFEANQGQTNPQVKFLARGHGYTIFLTDTKAILVLRQQSPQAGPTILRMELVGASPKRQVVGIEKLLGRINYLRGNDPTMWRADIPTYAKVRNQSVYPGIDLVYYGNQSQLEYDFLVAPGADPQAITLRFEGAKQLNIGTQGDLVIHTEGGFIRLQKPILYQELEGTRRAISGGYMIKDAHHVGFQVGAYDPGRPLVIDPVVAYSTLLGGSGDELGLAIAVDAKGHAYVTGRSESSDFPTSKGAFRSKHAGAADVFVTKLAPDGASLVYSTFLGGSGDDWGHGIAVDAEGHAYVTGETTSANFPTTREAFSRKHNGDRDAFVTKLASNGARLIYSTFLGGSSEDWGHGIAVDAEGHAYVTGGTRSANFPTTREAFSRKHNGDRDAFVTKLAPNGARLIYSTFLGGVQYDWGYGIAVDSEGHAYVTGETTSANFPTTPGAFDTKPYSDRDVFVTKLAPDGASLVYSTFLGGSRSDWGHGIAVDAKGHAYITGGTLSADFPTTPGARDTSFKGHGDAFVTKFAPDGASLVYSTFLGGTDYDVGFGIAVDDEGHAYVTGRTKSLDFPTTPGAVNTSYNGWGDAFVTKLAPTGSALVYSTYLGGSQHDWGEAIAVDKEGHAYVTGGTKSSDFPTTPGAFSSTLKGDGDAFITKYEF from the coding sequence TTTCGAGGCGAACCAGGGTCAGACTAACCCCCAGGTGAAGTTCCTGGCTCGCGGTCACGGCTACACCATCTTTTTGACCGACACCAAGGCCATATTGGTCTTACGCCAGCAAAGCCCACAGGCCGGTCCCACGATTCTGCGGATGGAGCTTGTGGGCGCCAGCCCCAAGCGCCAAGTGGTGGGGATCGAGAAGCTGCTGGGTAGAATCAACTACCTCCGCGGTAACGACCCTACTATGTGGCGCGCCGATATCCCCACATACGCCAAGGTACGCAATCAAAGCGTGTACCCGGGTATCGACCTTGTCTACTACGGCAATCAGAGCCAACTGGAATACGACTTCCTCGTCGCGCCGGGAGCCGATCCTCAAGCTATCACCCTACGCTTTGAGGGAGCCAAGCAGCTCAACATAGGGACCCAGGGCGACTTAGTCATACACACCGAGGGGGGATTCATTCGTCTTCAGAAACCCATCCTCTATCAGGAGCTGGAGGGTACGAGGCGGGCGATTTCGGGCGGCTATATGATCAAAGACGCGCACCATGTCGGCTTCCAGGTGGGCGCCTACGATCCGGGCAGACCGCTGGTGATTGACCCGGTGGTGGCCTACTCCACCCTTCTGGGGGGAAGCGGCGACGAATTAGGCCTCGCCATTGCCGTAGATGCGAAGGGCCACGCCTACGTCACAGGAAGGAGCGAGTCGTCCGATTTCCCAACGTCTAAGGGCGCGTTTCGTTCTAAGCATGCCGGCGCTGCGGACGTGTTTGTAACGAAGCTCGCTCCCGACGGCGCCAGTCTCGTCTACTCGACATTTCTGGGCGGGAGTGGCGATGACTGGGGCCACGGTATCGCCGTAGATGCGGAGGGCCATGCGTACGTAACGGGAGAGACAACCTCCGCCAACTTCCCCACCACCCGCGAGGCCTTCAGTCGCAAGCACAATGGTGACAGGGATGCCTTTGTGACTAAGCTCGCCTCCAACGGCGCTCGCCTTATTTACTCTACCTTCCTGGGCGGGAGCAGCGAAGACTGGGGCCACGGTATCGCCGTGGACGCGGAGGGCCATGCGTACGTAACGGGTGGGACACGCTCCGCCAACTTCCCCACCACCCGCGAGGCCTTCAGTCGCAAGCACAATGGTGACAGGGATGCCTTCGTGACGAAGCTTGCGCCCAACGGCGCTCGCCTTATCTACTCCACCTTCCTGGGCGGGGTTCAGTATGATTGGGGTTATGGCATTGCCGTGGATAGCGAGGGTCATGCCTACGTAACGGGAGAGACAACCTCCGCCAACTTCCCCACGACGCCTGGAGCGTTCGATACTAAACCGTACAGCGACAGAGATGTTTTTGTAACGAAGCTCGCTCCCGACGGCGCCAGCCTCGTCTACTCTACCTTCCTGGGCGGAAGTCGGTCTGATTGGGGCCACGGCATTGCGGTGGATGCGAAGGGCCATGCCTACATAACAGGGGGAACCCTTTCCGCTGATTTTCCCACAACCCCAGGCGCGCGTGATACCTCCTTTAAGGGCCATGGGGACGCCTTTGTGACGAAGTTCGCTCCCGACGGCGCCAGCCTCGTCTACTCGACCTTTCTGGGCGGGACTGACTATGATGTAGGCTTCGGCATTGCCGTCGACGACGAGGGTCATGCCTATGTGACAGGAAGGACAAAGTCCCTCGACTTCCCCACCACGCCCGGGGCGGTCAATACCTCCTACAACGGCTGGGGGGATGCCTTTGTGACGAAGCTCGCCCCAACGGGCTCAGCCCTCGTCTACTCTACCTATCTGGGAGGCAGTCAGCATGATTGGGGAGAGGCCATTGCCGTGGACAAGGAGGGCCATGCGTACGTGACTGGAGGCACCAAGTCCTCCGACTTCCCCACCACGCCAGGGGCATTCAGTTCCACGCTCAAGGGGGATGGAGATGCCTTCATTACCAAGTATGAGTTTTAG